ACTTTATTTACATAAGGGTTGCCGGGAGCTGGGTCTGAGCCCAGTGCATTAGTGCCGGGGAGGGGTGCGGATGTAGGGCAGGGAGCCCCGGTCTCGTCGCAAGAGCAGTAATGGATCCTAATTCCTGGGCGTAATGGGAGAGCTGGGAACTAagcccccctctccccagcttCAAATCCCTCTTGATGGGAAGGGACGGGGAGTTTTAAGCCCGGAGGAATCCTGGAGTGCCTGCCAAGGGCAGGGCTCTGCCGggcagctgctggtgggggtgggaaggagggtgCGATTCCCCCTGTGGGATcgagatggggatgggggcaCAAGGCGTGACTCCACAGGTCCCCCCCTGGCCACCCACGAAGAACCAGCAGCTTGTGGGACACCCGGGTCCTTCTCCCATCTTTGCTGTGGATGCCTCGCACGAGCACCGGCAGGCGCGGgtccccctcctgcccggcaCGGTGACCCCTGGGACAACGCGGTCCCCCTCCCTGCTCGGGCTCAGCCCTCCTTCAGCTCGGGGTCACCACCCCGCCGCCCCTTAGGGACAGGGGGTGACACGCAgccgctcccctccccagctcgcTATTTGGAAGCTGATCAGCCCAGGACCCGTTCCTGCTAATTGACATGAATCAGGGTAAGAAACGGCGCGATGCACCAGGCAGCCCCAACCGAGCCGATGCTCACCAGCACTGGTGGGATGCCCTGAATCCAGCCCGTGGGCTCCAAGCACCCGACAGAACCCCACCAACAGCGAGTACCGGTACCCAGCACCGTGCCTGCCACCTCGGCCACCCAGTGCCAACACCTGCCTCAGAGAAAATAACACGTtcacctccctcccttcccaccagcCCCTCTCTGGTCTGGCCAGGATGCGGCCGGTGCAAAGGGGCAGCCCTGGGAAGGGAATGCTCCGCTGTCTGCACCCCACCCCGACCATGGGAGGGGGGACAGAGCTGTGTCCCTGGTCCCCCAAGCTTTGCAGggctcccccatccctccctgggCATCACTGCCCAGAAAGCAGGATGGCAGCCCTCCGGGAGCCCTGGCACAGCCACTGAGCAGCCCCACGCTCCCGCTCCGgcccccctgtgccccccccagcacggAGAGATGGAGCTAAATCTCTTCTGCATCAGACTATCACTGGCGCTCCGCAGCACgaagagattaaaaaacaataaagagAAAGCGAAACCCTCTGCTATAATTACCAGCCTTTAGCCGCCAgcggaggcagggagggagggagggaaggaaaaagggggaaaaagaaacagagaagaagcAATCCACTAAAATTTTAATAGGAACCACTGCATTTAATTTAACGACACATTTTTTCAATTACCAGAATAATTGTTTTATTCATAAAACGAGTTTCAATAAGAGGgtaattttcctttgtttttattattcatttgtGTAACATATTCGCAGCGCAGTTCCCCGGCGCCGCAGCAGCCGCTCCGCAtctggggggcggggggggggcagggagggccCTGCACCAGCACGGCAGGGAAGGGGTTAACATCACCAGGGTACCCCCATAACCCCCAGACACAGCACCCATGGGGAACCACCTGAGCACCCAGGTGGGGTCAGAGCCCTGGTTGGGTGCGATGAGAGATCACCCCGGGGGAACCCATCCTGGCCATGGCACGCTGTCCCTGGGGACAAACCACGTCCCCTCCGTGGCCACCCCGGCTGGGTGACCCTGTGCCCAGGGACGGGTGAAGGCCTGGGACCGTGCCACTGCCCGAGGAGCCGTCTCTTGGCTAAGTTACGTTTTCTGCTTGTCGGACGGCAGCGTGCGGTTGGGAGGCATCAATTTTTCAGTGGATGTTGGTAAAGTCATCGGGCTGATTAAATGGCACGTGTCCCCGCGGGTACGGAGGGCATGGCCCCGCCGCGGGGATGGGAACCGCTGTAACGTCCCGGCACGGTCCCCGTTGTCCCCACCACGGTTCCCTCCCGGGGAGGTGACAGGGACCACGCAGGGTGGGTGGCTGGCAGGTGCTGGGGGATTAGCAGCGCTCTCCACCGCTGCCGGAGCCATTAGTATTCCTGAGATGAGGCTTCATCCccttaataaaaagcaaacacagaatCGAAATGCCGAACGCTCCGGGCACCTGGGGAGCTATGGAGCACAAtgtgctgctgagcagggacccaggcgtccggcggggggggggggggacgacccAGGCATCCAGGTGGTGCCAAGGACAAAGCCAAGCACGGGGTCGAGATGCCGCAGGCATCTTCGCTGAGCCCCGTTTGCCCTCCTCCCAGCACCTGAGCAGGCACGAAGCAACCCGAGTCGCTGCCCCCCGAGCACAGGCCCCCCCAAACTCGCCGCACATGTGGCCCCCGCTTGCCAGCACCCATTTGCTCCGCTGGCAGCCCCCAGCCACGCCAGCCTCATCTGGCACAGAAGGGCCAGCGCTGAAGCCGTGCCCCAGTGCCCACACGCACGCTCCGGCAGAATGCGTCCCCTTCAATTCATCGTCTCTCCCACAGTGACTCAATGCCGGGTTCAAATTTAGGGGAGGGATGGCAGAGAAAGCACCAAACCCAGCCGCATGGCGATGGAGAAGCACTGGCAGGAGGGGGGATCACGGCACCCACGCAGCACCGCTCACCTGCGGGGACATCGGAGCCCCGAGCGTGGCCATGCCATGACACCCCCACCAGCACGGGGCTCTCGGCAGAACCCAGCTTTCATCTCACCGCCTGGCAAACGCGGGTTTGTCAGCAAAACCTACCAGCAAAGGGTTTCGGTGCCCGGCGGCAGCGTGCCGAGGCGCCGTGCCAAAGCGCCTTTGCTCCTCTCTAATCTGCCCGGCTCATGCGAACGCCCTGGCGAAGCGTGGCGGCGGCGTGGCCGTGCGTGGCGGGAGGGAGGCACAGCACAGCGCGGCACGGCGTTCGGCTCGGCTCGCTCAAACCGGGGATGAAAGGCAGCGTTGCCGCGCTGGATGCAATGGGGGAAGATGCCCTTCGTGTGGCACCGGCCCCGCTTTGCTGGGACCCCCAGTCCCTCCACACCCCCCAAAGCGTCACGGCCACgagctgcagcacagggacACAGTTGGGGGTTGAGGGACTCCCCGCTTGCACCAGGACCGGGGGGCCCTGGGGGTGTGGGTGTCCCCACGTCTCCTGGTACAACCCGGGGGGCTCCAGCCCCGGCCGCACGCTGCAGCCTCCCTGGGGCTtgcacagggctggcagcagggcaggatggCTCCATCCTCCCCAACCCATCGCCCACCAAAGCCAATATCCATCCCAGCATCCGTCCTTGGTCCGGATCCCAGTGGAAAGGCTTGGCCCAGGAGCACAGGATCAGCCACAAGGGACACCCCAGCCGTCCCTTGTTCCCCCCAAGCTGGGCGGGTGGCCACAGGGTGGCCTCGGTCCCCACTGGCACACGGAGCGGGGCAACCGCACATAATCCTGCCCAGCACAGGATCCGGCACAATCCTGCCCATCTCAGCCCCACGGATCAGTCAGGCCACGCCGTGGACCCATGGTCTGTcttttattgtgctttttttactttttactaagaaaaaaacttaTAACTGCAGACGATCTGTCTTTTCATGtgtgttttttactttttactaAGAAAAAGACTTATAATTGCAGATGTGTCCATTAATCGTCACAACTTACTttattcccttccttccctgcttttcccctccctccccttctccccccactGGGACCAAGAGCTTTAAAACTCTCCTTCTGGCTATTAATCAAAAGCAACCTCTCTGCTATCATGAGCGTACTTGCCATAAATTAATAGGGGCCTTCTTAATCAAATCTTATCTCCTCTCCGAGCACCCGGCACATGATGCTGGGGTTGGTATCCCAATCCGCCTGGCCGTGAAATGCAATTTCCAATACTCCAGTGGACTCGGCAGCTCTGCTCagtctcctcctccctgcctgtgcctgtACCTGTGCCGGCCTGGCAGCACGGCCGAGAGAGGAGAGGGTTTCAGCACACTAACCGCGGAGGTGGCTCCCAAAAGACACGCTCCATTTCTCCGCCATTTACTGTGTTTATCCACAGCTCCTGCAGACAGCACTCGCCTTCCTGTATTATTTAGAGGGTGCAGCCTGAGCCAGGGGGTTCAGTGCTCGCCGGCGGCAGGAGGCTGTGAACAGAGCAACCGTGGGAAATCCTCCTGCCCAAGCTGGGGGCACGGCAAGGCAGTAGGGCCAGAGCACAGCTTCTCGGAGGGTCAGCCAAGAGCCCCTGGACCTGCAAGCTCATGGTGCTTCACTCGCCATGGCACGCTAGAGAACACCATCCCTCCGGTCCCCGCAGCACAgccccccatccctgtccccccaggtttcccttctccccatccACACGGTGCCTTCTCACCGCACACCCTTTCCCAAGGGCAGCTGCAACCCCAGCGTGACGGCAAGGACCCACGTGTCCCAGGCGATGCCACCCCAGGGCAGCCCTTGCCCCACGCACATCACCATCCATCCCGGCTGCAGCTCCGATCCGTCCCTGGGCAGACCTCAACCCCAGACCTCCCCTCCAACCCTGTCTGAGCTGCAGCAGTTCCCCAGTCCCGTGGGGTTCCCAGGCAGCAAACGTTGAGCTGGGACAGAGGGGGACCTGAAAACAGTGCCCTACAGCTGCTGCTTCGCCACGCTGGGGCTGCTAATTACAGACCTCTCCGTTGCCACTCAGAAAATCCTGTGCCGGTTGTGATTTTCCTGCTTGAGGGAGGCAGCCCTGCCTCCCTGATGGTCTGAGACAGGCATGGGGGCCTTCGGCTTggtccctcctgcagctccatAGTCCAAGCCAAGCCCCGAGCGGCGGGGAGACGATGGGGGCTGCAGCCGGGAGCCACACCAAAAAGGAGCTGCTTCTCATAAAGCGATCGCAGAACAGAGCTAAGAGAGTTTTTAACCGAGGCAGCACAACCTGGAGAGCCTCCCTCACTCGGCCCCAATCACACTGAGATCACAGGAATAAAACCATCTTTGTTCCAGGGAAGAGAGGCCACGGCCCTGAGCCATCGGCAGGTCGAAGCAGGGCTCCGCTGCCTGCGTTCAGAGGACACGGGAGCATCTCGCAGCGGCCACATCCCTCCGGCAGCAAACCCCAAATGCCATGCCCATCCTGCCCAGGACCGGGCACCAGGGCAGCCCTCAGAAAAAGAGCCGGAGCAGGATGGTGCAGCCGAGAGGCTCCCCGGCTGCACGGACACCCGGTGCCCTCCAGCCATCTGCTGCCGGCACGCACCCTGCAATGACCTTGCTGCCGAAACGCATCCGTCTCTGCTCCGATGCCTCACGCCAAGCCCATCAGACTGCTCACGGCAcggggagctgctgctctgccacgGCAAAGGGGCACGGGCAGCGGGAGGGCTGCCAACCAAGGGCACGCTGCTCCGTGGGCTTGGGCGATGGAGAGACACGGCTGGAGCCGGGCACCTTTTCATCTCCATCCAACCCTCCGCGTTTTCGTGCGATTGCTTTAGCAATTTCCTCGCGGAGGAAAAAGGTCGTCTGGGTGGTGGGGGAGCCCTCAGGACATGGAGCCACAGCCCAGCAAGGGTGCAAGGACATGTGCATGTCACCCACACCGCAGGAGGGGTCCGGCAAAGGAGGGGAGCCGGACCCAGCGCTGCCACCCCagcaaggagctgggctggaCCTGGTAGAGCCCACGGCTCTGGCACTGCTGCCCCACTCCCCTGCGCCTCCCTCGGAGGAGATGTGGGGTTTCTTACATGCCGTAAGCTGATTGCAGAGGTGTGTTAACTGGATTAGGTGGGAGGCTGAGAGAGACGCAGACCTGGAAGAGCTGCTCAGCGGAGCACAGCTCCTGTCCGTGTGACACCGGCAGGATTTACAGAGCcgttttttaaactgattttcttcccttaaGCCTTTGGAAAGGTGAAGCTACGGGAGGGACATGGGCTCTGCCACCTCCTCGTCCGCTGCAAAAGTCCTGCAGGGCCCTGGCATAGGCTGGCAGGGGGGTCACGTCCCCACATCGGTCCCCGCAGCCACCCCTGCCCTCGGTGCTGGCAGCGAGATGGGCAGGGTGACATCACAAAACCTCGGGCAGCACCAGCCCGGCTGGGCACCCGCAGCACCTCGGGGAACAGCACAGTGACCCCGAGCCCCCACACGGCCCCATcagcacccacccacccacagaGATAATCCCCGTGGGCAGCAGGCACTAGCTCGGGGCTCTCGGTGACAGCCCTGTGGCTAATGCAAGCTGACCGCTGTAGGGcacagccgggggggggggcgagggccACGGCCTCagcacccccctccccagctgcacccAGCCCAGGGAGCTGCCCAAATCCCCCCGCCCAGACCCAGCCCGGGGCAAAGGAGACGCCGACGGGGACCACAGCAATCCCGGGATGCAGGAGCAGCCCAGCAAACAATGTCCCCTGCACGGCActggtgtcacctgcaaactgCACAGCGGTTTTGCCGGTGTCACGCTTCATCCATCTCCACCGGAGCTCTGCCACGGTGCTTCCCAGCCTcaagggcagggggaagaggcaGCGGGTGCAATTTCCAGGGCCAGCGGCGTTCACCAAAGCCCAGGCAGAGACCAGGAGCCCCCAAACCCAGCCAAGGTGGTCCCGGCACAGTACATAGCCGGATCTGCTGTGGCACAGCCAGCACGAGCCAGGATCCAGCCCCTCGCACCAATGGCTCCGAGCGGGGTTGGCGCTGCCCGCCAGGGCGATGGCATCCCgcaggacagacagatggaTAGACGGACGCCCTCCTCCCGCGCTGCCCCCCGCCAGGCCGGCGGGACACCCCAACCATGCTGCcgtctccccttcctcctcccacatCTGTCTCCAGGCCcatacttatttatttatttgttaattaACTGCCGTTTCCATAACAAATGCTCCAGCTTCTCCCAGCCTCcaacagccctggggctggATTGTTAACTAGGATTTTAATTTGTTAATTAAAAGCAGGATGGCTCCATAACAAGCTCCTCTTCTGCAGCCGGGCTCTCAGAGGGCTCAGCGGGCCATCGGCTGAGCCGGCAGCCTCGCCATGCCCAGCCGAACCCTCGCACAGGGATGGGGAATACGGGGAGGGGTGAGCACGGCTCCCCCAGGACAAGGGGTGTTTGGAAAAGGGACATCGAGCTCGGCAGCACCGCGGTGCCTGCTCAGGACCTCCCTTCTCCCAACAGCGGTGCTGGAGATGGCACCACCTCCCTTTGTGGTTTCATCCCGGCGATCCCTTCCCCAAACACCACGCAACCCCCAGCACACATCCCCGGCCATCGGAGGGTCCAAACCTGGCGACCGACCCCCCCGCTGCGGCAGAGCCGGAGCTGTGCCAGCATCATCCCCTCTCAGCTCCCACGCTTCTGCCCAAGGACCGCAGCCCGGGGCAGCCCTCAGCACCCAGCCCCTGT
This DNA window, taken from Haliaeetus albicilla chromosome 12, bHalAlb1.1, whole genome shotgun sequence, encodes the following:
- the LOC138688221 gene encoding uncharacterized protein, with the translated sequence MWEEEGETAAWLGCPAGLAGGSAGGGRPSIHLSVLRDAIALAGSANPARSHWCEGLDPGSCWLCHSRSGYVLCRDHLGWVWGLLVSAWALVNAAGPGNCTRCLFPLPLRLGSTVAELRWRWMKRDTGKTAVQFAGDTSAVQGTLFAGLLLHPGIAVVPVGVSFAPGWVWAGGFGQLPGLGAAGEGGAEAVALAPPPGCALQRSACISHRAVTESPELVPAAHGDYLCGWVGADGAVWGLGVTVLFPEVLRVPSRAGAARGFVMSPCPSRCQHRGQGWLRGPMWGRDPPASLCQGPAGLLQRTRRWQSPCPSRSFTFPKA